One window from the genome of Deinococcus arcticus encodes:
- the pdxS gene encoding pyridoxal 5'-phosphate synthase lyase subunit PdxS: MSDMQTGTPALKQGFAEMFKGGVIMDVVTAEQARIAEAAGATAVMALERVPADIRVDGGVARMSDPKMIKEIIAAVSIPVMAKVRIGHLVEAQILQALGVDFIDESEVLTPADDQFHILKSDFKVPFVCGAKNLGEALRRVGEGASMIRTKGEAGTGNVVEAVRHARTVLGEIRAVQARPAEELMTVARDLQAPYELVKYVHAHGKLPVVNFAAGGVATPADAALMMALGLDGVFVGSGIFKSDNPERRAQAIVKAVTHYQNPEVLAEISEDLGAPMTGINIDDLIPAERLATRGW, encoded by the coding sequence ATGAGCGACATGCAGACTGGAACCCCCGCCCTGAAGCAGGGCTTTGCCGAGATGTTCAAGGGCGGCGTGATCATGGACGTGGTGACCGCCGAGCAGGCCCGCATTGCCGAGGCCGCCGGCGCCACCGCCGTGATGGCCCTGGAGCGCGTGCCCGCCGACATCCGTGTGGACGGCGGTGTGGCCCGCATGAGCGACCCCAAGATGATCAAGGAGATCATCGCAGCCGTCAGCATTCCCGTGATGGCCAAGGTGCGTATCGGGCACCTCGTGGAAGCGCAGATTCTGCAGGCCCTGGGCGTGGACTTTATTGACGAGTCCGAGGTGCTGACCCCCGCCGACGACCAGTTTCACATCCTGAAAAGCGACTTCAAGGTGCCTTTCGTCTGCGGCGCCAAGAACCTGGGCGAGGCCCTGCGCCGCGTGGGCGAGGGTGCGAGCATGATCCGCACCAAGGGTGAGGCCGGTACCGGCAACGTCGTGGAAGCCGTGCGCCACGCCCGCACCGTGCTGGGCGAGATCCGCGCCGTCCAGGCCCGCCCCGCCGAGGAACTGATGACCGTGGCCCGTGACCTGCAGGCCCCCTACGAACTCGTGAAGTACGTGCACGCGCACGGCAAGCTGCCGGTCGTGAACTTCGCGGCGGGCGGCGTGGCCACTCCCGCCGACGCCGCCCTGATGATGGCCCTGGGCCTGGACGGCGTGTTTGTGGGCAGCGGCATCTTCAAGAGCGACAACCCCGAGCGCCGCGCGCAGGCCATCGTGAAGGCCGTGACCCACTACCAGAACCCCGAAGTGTTGGCCGAGATCAGCGAGGACCTGGGTGCGCCCATGACGGGCATCAACATTGACGACCTGATTCCTGCCGAACGCCTGGCCACCCGGGGCTGGTAA
- a CDS encoding alpha/beta fold hydrolase, with protein sequence MAHSVFEHQGARLHVEHSGTGERPVVLIHGLSGSGRWWRFNVRGLKAHHHVYTLDLSGYGRARRQRALGVREAAALVAAWLEHENLQDVALVGHSMGGHVSMHVASRCPTRVSRLVLVCASGLLRASAARTALHLPRAALMGNRRFLSTILLDAALAGPLNLWRNAVNLLNDSVQDALPGIRARTLIVWGERDVLVPLALGKLLHEALPGSRLEVIPRAGHIVMVDAPRAFNRVLRAFLDEPLAPPPSGPA encoded by the coding sequence ATGGCGCACAGCGTATTCGAGCATCAGGGTGCGCGGCTTCATGTGGAGCACAGCGGCACAGGGGAGAGGCCGGTGGTGCTGATTCACGGGCTCAGTGGCTCGGGGCGCTGGTGGCGCTTCAACGTGCGGGGCCTCAAGGCACACCACCACGTCTATACCCTGGACCTCAGCGGCTATGGCCGCGCCCGGCGCCAGCGGGCCCTCGGCGTGCGCGAGGCCGCCGCGCTGGTGGCCGCGTGGCTGGAGCACGAGAACCTGCAGGACGTGGCCCTGGTGGGGCACTCCATGGGCGGCCACGTGAGCATGCACGTGGCCTCGCGCTGCCCCACGCGGGTGAGCCGACTGGTCCTGGTCTGCGCCAGCGGGCTGCTGCGGGCCAGCGCGGCGCGCACCGCCCTGCACCTGCCGCGCGCCGCGCTCATGGGCAACCGCCGCTTTCTGTCCACCATTCTGCTGGACGCCGCGCTGGCCGGTCCCTTGAATCTCTGGCGCAACGCTGTGAATCTGCTCAACGATTCGGTGCAGGACGCCCTGCCCGGCATCCGCGCCCGCACCCTGATCGTCTGGGGCGAACGCGACGTGCTGGTGCCGCTGGCCCTGGGCAAGCTGCTGCACGAGGCGCTGCCCGGCTCCCGCCTGGAGGTGATTCCGCGTGCCGGCCACATTGTGATGGTGGACGCCCCCCGCGCCTTTAACCGGGTGCTGCGCGCCTTCCTGGACGAACCGCTGGCGCCTCCCCCGTCCGGACCCGCGTGA
- the pdxT gene encoding pyridoxal 5'-phosphate synthase glutaminase subunit PdxT, whose amino-acid sequence MLAPRPRVGVLALQGAFREHRARLEALGAEVTEVRLPGDLAGLSGLVLPGGESTTMARLMGEFGLWAPLRDFHAAGGHLWGTCAGAILLAREVQGAPPQFGHQDSLALLNVTVQRNAFGRQIDSFTTDLQVQGLDAPLPAVFIRAPAFARVGEGVTVLATHQGQVVAAQQGRVLATAFHPELTGDLRLHELFLNSLRRLETA is encoded by the coding sequence ATGCTGGCCCCCCGCCCACGTGTGGGCGTGCTGGCCCTGCAGGGGGCCTTCCGCGAGCACCGCGCGCGCCTGGAAGCCCTGGGCGCCGAGGTGACCGAGGTGCGCCTGCCGGGCGATCTGGCGGGCCTGAGCGGCCTGGTGCTGCCCGGCGGCGAGAGCACCACCATGGCCCGCCTGATGGGCGAGTTCGGCCTGTGGGCCCCGCTGCGTGACTTTCACGCCGCCGGGGGCCACCTGTGGGGCACCTGCGCGGGCGCCATCCTGCTGGCCCGGGAGGTGCAGGGCGCGCCGCCGCAGTTCGGCCACCAGGACAGCCTCGCCCTGCTGAACGTGACGGTGCAGCGCAACGCCTTTGGCCGCCAGATCGATTCGTTCACCACCGACCTGCAGGTGCAGGGCCTGGACGCCCCCCTCCCCGCCGTTTTTATTCGCGCGCCGGCCTTTGCCCGGGTGGGGGAGGGCGTGACGGTGCTGGCCACACACCAGGGACAGGTGGTGGCCGCGCAGCAGGGCCGTGTGCTGGCCACGGCCTTTCACCCGGAACTGACCGGCGACCTGCGTCTGCACGAGCTGTTCCTGAACAGCCTGAGAAGGTTAGAGACAGCCTGA
- a CDS encoding response regulator, whose product MTAPGAAPLRLLVVDDEAQILELLDLTLSLQGFDVTTAPNGPAALEALPGCAPDVIVMDVLMTPWDGFETVRRMLAAVGHTLPPVVFLSGLARPTPPDLGPRIQEHYLLKPFRPSQLVEAIRRAHAAGAGWSQN is encoded by the coding sequence ATGACCGCACCCGGGGCAGCTCCCCTGCGCCTGCTTGTCGTGGATGACGAGGCGCAGATTCTGGAGTTGCTGGACCTGACCCTGAGCCTGCAGGGCTTTGACGTCACCACCGCCCCCAACGGCCCGGCGGCGCTGGAGGCCCTGCCGGGCTGCGCTCCGGACGTGATCGTGATGGACGTTCTGATGACCCCCTGGGACGGCTTTGAAACGGTGCGCCGCATGCTGGCGGCCGTGGGCCACACGCTGCCGCCCGTGGTGTTTCTGTCGGGCCTCGCGCGGCCCACCCCGCCCGACCTGGGCCCGCGCATTCAGGAGCATTACCTCCTCAAGCCGTTTCGGCCCTCGCAGCTGGTCGAGGCCATCCGGCGCGCCCACGCCGCCGGTGCCGGCTGGTCCCAGAACTGA
- the fsa gene encoding fructose-6-phosphate aldolase, producing MEFFIDTAITDEIREINQWGVLAGVTTNPSLIVASGRDFREVVQEIAALVGGAISAEVTALDAEGMITEGRDVAQWSEHVVVKLPLTPAGLQACKTLTNEGIRTNVTLCFSVPQALLAARAGATYISPFAGRVDDIGWDGTELIRQIKEAYVLGGIDTKVLAASIRHPTHVVQAALAGADVATIPYKVFTQMIKHPLTQAGLDGFMKDWAKRAGASPETPASEAGTNPASGGVTEQGGRKQ from the coding sequence ATGGAATTCTTTATCGATACGGCCATCACGGACGAGATCCGCGAAATCAACCAGTGGGGCGTCCTGGCGGGCGTCACCACCAACCCCAGTCTGATCGTGGCCTCCGGGCGCGACTTCCGCGAAGTGGTGCAGGAGATCGCGGCCCTGGTTGGCGGCGCCATCAGCGCTGAAGTCACGGCCCTGGATGCGGAGGGCATGATCACCGAGGGCCGCGACGTGGCCCAGTGGAGTGAGCACGTTGTGGTGAAGCTGCCCCTCACGCCCGCTGGCCTGCAGGCCTGCAAGACGCTGACGAACGAGGGCATCCGCACCAACGTGACCCTGTGTTTCAGCGTGCCCCAGGCCCTGCTGGCCGCCCGCGCGGGCGCCACCTACATCAGTCCCTTTGCCGGACGCGTGGACGACATCGGCTGGGACGGCACCGAGCTGATTCGCCAGATCAAGGAAGCCTACGTGCTGGGCGGCATTGACACCAAGGTGCTGGCCGCCAGCATCCGCCACCCCACCCATGTGGTGCAGGCCGCCCTGGCCGGCGCCGACGTGGCCACCATTCCCTACAAGGTCTTTACCCAGATGATCAAGCACCCCCTGACCCAGGCGGGGCTGGACGGCTTCATGAAAGACTGGGCAAAGCGCGCCGGGGCCAGCCCGGAAACGCCGGCCAGTGAAGCCGGCACCAACCCGGCCAGCGGCGGCGTGACCGAGCAGGGAGGCCGCAAGCAGTGA
- the aspS gene encoding aspartate--tRNA ligase: MKRTAMIGHLNDTHAGQTVTLQGWVSRRRDLGGLIFAELRDRSGTVQVQVEPDSPAFADADRLRAEYVAEVEGHFQLRPEGQRKGGLGDYEVLATRVRVLNPAKTPPFELDKGDQVSEDIRLKYRYLDLRRPEMQRGLLLRSRAVAAVTAFLDAQGFVQVETPMLTKSTPEGARDFLVPSRQNPGEFYALPQSPQLFKQMLMIAGFDRYYQLARCFRDEDLRADRQPDFTQLDMEMSFVEQDDVLALQEQLLAHVVRETVGAELPLPFPRLSYHDAMNRFGSDKPDQRFGLEFVEVTDLFRGGEFKAFAEAETVKVVAAPELTRKQIDELERVAKQNGARGLAWLKRDGEGFSGGISKFVGAQAAALIERTGVEQGGTLLFAAGEWKKAVSALGAVRLALRDLFDLAAHGPRFHVSWVTDFPQLEFDEDSGTWTYMHHPFTAPHPDDLPLFGTARQGEIRAQAYDLVLNGFEIGGGSVRIHDPAVQAQMFAAIGLSPEQAREKFGFFLDALEYGTPPHGGIAWGFDRLVMVLSGAASIREVIAFPKNNRGVDLLALAPSPVESAQLAEVGLQVAEV, from the coding sequence ATGAAACGCACCGCCATGATTGGCCACCTCAACGACACGCACGCCGGGCAGACCGTCACCCTGCAGGGCTGGGTCAGCCGCCGCCGCGACCTGGGCGGGCTGATTTTCGCCGAACTGCGCGACCGCAGCGGCACCGTGCAGGTGCAGGTGGAGCCGGATTCCCCCGCCTTTGCCGATGCCGACCGCCTGCGCGCCGAGTACGTGGCCGAGGTGGAGGGACATTTTCAACTGCGCCCCGAGGGCCAGCGCAAGGGGGGACTGGGCGATTACGAGGTGCTGGCCACGCGGGTGCGGGTGCTGAACCCGGCCAAGACGCCGCCCTTTGAGCTGGATAAGGGCGATCAGGTGTCAGAGGATATTCGCCTGAAGTACCGCTATCTGGACCTGCGGCGCCCCGAGATGCAGCGCGGCCTGCTGCTGCGCTCCAGGGCGGTGGCCGCCGTGACGGCCTTTCTGGACGCCCAGGGCTTCGTGCAGGTGGAAACGCCCATGCTCACCAAGTCCACGCCAGAGGGCGCGCGCGACTTTCTGGTGCCCAGCCGCCAGAATCCCGGCGAGTTCTACGCGCTGCCGCAGAGCCCGCAGCTGTTCAAGCAGATGCTGATGATTGCGGGCTTTGACCGCTATTACCAGCTGGCGCGCTGCTTCCGCGACGAGGACCTGCGCGCCGACCGCCAGCCGGACTTCACCCAGCTGGACATGGAGATGTCGTTTGTGGAGCAGGACGACGTGCTGGCGCTGCAAGAACAGCTGCTGGCCCATGTGGTGCGCGAAACCGTGGGCGCCGAGCTGCCTCTCCCCTTTCCGCGCCTGTCCTACCACGACGCCATGAACCGCTTCGGCTCCGACAAGCCGGACCAGCGCTTCGGCCTGGAGTTCGTGGAGGTGACCGACCTGTTTCGGGGCGGCGAATTCAAGGCATTTGCCGAGGCCGAAACGGTGAAGGTGGTCGCGGCCCCGGAGCTGACGCGCAAGCAGATTGACGAGCTGGAGCGGGTGGCCAAGCAGAACGGCGCCCGGGGGCTGGCGTGGCTCAAGCGCGACGGCGAGGGCTTCAGTGGCGGCATCAGCAAGTTCGTGGGCGCGCAGGCAGCGGCGCTGATCGAGCGCACAGGCGTAGAGCAGGGCGGCACGCTGCTGTTCGCGGCGGGCGAGTGGAAAAAGGCCGTTTCGGCGCTGGGGGCGGTGCGGCTGGCGCTGCGCGACCTGTTCGACCTCGCCGCACATGGCCCACGGTTCCACGTGAGCTGGGTGACCGACTTCCCGCAGCTGGAATTCGACGAGGATTCGGGGACCTGGACCTACATGCACCACCCCTTCACCGCGCCGCACCCGGACGACCTGCCCCTGTTCGGCACCGCGCGGCAGGGCGAGATCCGTGCCCAGGCGTACGACCTCGTGCTCAACGGCTTCGAGATCGGCGGCGGCAGCGTGCGCATTCACGACCCGGCCGTGCAGGCCCAGATGTTCGCTGCCATCGGCCTGAGCCCTGAACAGGCACGCGAGAAGTTCGGCTTCTTTCTGGACGCCCTGGAATACGGCACGCCCCCCCACGGCGGCATTGCCTGGGGCTTTGACCGGCTCGTGATGGTGCTCAGCGGCGCGGCCAGCATCCGCGAAGTCATTGCCTTTCCCAAGAACAACCGGGGCGTGGACCTGCTGGCGCTGGCCCCCTCCCCTGTCGAAAGCGCGCAGCTGGCCGAGGTGGGGCTACAGGTAGCAGAAGTGTAA
- a CDS encoding alpha/beta fold hydrolase yields MKGTRVFCTVGGLRTHARRLGQGPPLVLVPGLGCAAWMYHRVGEELARERTVYLYDPPGHGLSEGRPEFPVCIEHLTDHLAAWLDAMNLRGAPVFGHSLGGEVMFDLAARYPGATCALIACAPTGIPENPSVRVQFLRLLLDLPRERLGLLLPGLRAYTRCGLRRMYRLARDQEAHMTGPLLGRVEVPTLLLDGLSDPVVRSWTIWQIHETIPHTVIRQLPGATHAMTDTFPRTVARFTLDFLNHRRL; encoded by the coding sequence GTGAAGGGCACCCGCGTCTTCTGCACCGTCGGCGGCCTGCGCACCCACGCACGGCGCCTGGGCCAGGGCCCGCCCCTGGTGCTGGTGCCTGGCCTGGGCTGCGCGGCCTGGATGTACCACCGTGTGGGCGAGGAACTGGCCCGCGAACGCACGGTCTACCTGTACGACCCCCCAGGCCACGGCCTCAGCGAGGGGCGCCCGGAATTTCCCGTGTGCATCGAGCACCTCACCGACCATCTGGCCGCGTGGCTGGACGCCATGAACCTGCGCGGGGCGCCGGTGTTCGGCCATTCGCTGGGCGGCGAGGTGATGTTTGACCTTGCCGCGCGCTACCCGGGGGCCACCTGCGCCCTGATTGCCTGCGCCCCCACCGGCATTCCCGAGAATCCCAGCGTGCGTGTGCAGTTTCTGCGCCTCTTGCTGGACCTGCCCCGCGAGCGTCTGGGGCTGCTGCTCCCCGGGCTGCGCGCCTACACCCGCTGCGGCCTCCGGCGCATGTACCGGCTGGCCCGCGACCAGGAAGCGCATATGACCGGCCCGCTGCTGGGCCGCGTGGAGGTGCCCACCCTGCTGCTGGACGGCCTGTCGGACCCGGTCGTGCGCTCCTGGACCATCTGGCAGATTCACGAGACCATTCCCCATACAGTCATCCGCCAGTTGCCCGGTGCCACCCACGCCATGACCGATACCTTTCCACGCACGGTGGCCCGCTTCACCCTGGATTTTCTGAACCACAGACGCCTATGA
- a CDS encoding peptidoglycan DD-metalloendopeptidase family protein produces the protein MFRSRFPGGLRVAALCALLGLASAQSTPLLPPLGAPLTPVLAPAPDVVLTRDTGERALQLVTDGRTTPAQLARRYGVPPAHLTLVGRHPGARTWHLALPSAVAERAPERPDSVLSYRVRPGDTMAGVAARFGLPLVDLLGMNLDRTSLDRLVPGTRLNVPTGPRGLLVRIKPGQNALSLIAGYRADLVETARANDVLPTELQVGDELLLPGIRATGFAQQLAQRREAERRAALIAQRQAQYERFLTWKKGRERARLEARYAAQAKYEEYLAWKNSPERQARIQAYERQAQYEAAQAAAQARARAAATARAVSAAPTTRAAATGSRSLVWPMRNYRLTSRYGERDIEFHRQVFHGGIDLAAPYGTPIYAAADGTVSESGYGDYGLNVYTRSGNSLLIYGHMSRTAVAAGQQVRQGDLLGYIGCTGICTGPHLHFEVRVSGQTVDPLAILP, from the coding sequence TTGTTTCGATCCCGTTTTCCTGGTGGCCTGCGTGTGGCCGCCCTGTGTGCCCTGCTGGGCCTGGCCAGTGCCCAGAGCACGCCCCTGCTTCCCCCCCTGGGCGCTCCACTGACCCCGGTGCTGGCGCCCGCCCCCGACGTGGTGCTGACCCGCGACACCGGCGAGCGCGCCCTGCAACTGGTGACGGACGGCCGCACCACCCCCGCGCAGCTGGCGCGGCGCTACGGCGTGCCCCCCGCCCACCTGACCCTGGTTGGCCGCCACCCGGGCGCGCGCACCTGGCACCTGGCCCTGCCCAGCGCCGTGGCCGAACGCGCCCCCGAGCGCCCAGATTCGGTTCTGAGCTACCGCGTGCGCCCCGGCGACACCATGGCGGGCGTGGCCGCACGCTTTGGCCTGCCGCTGGTGGACCTGCTGGGCATGAACCTGGACCGCACCAGTCTGGACCGTCTTGTGCCCGGCACCCGGCTGAACGTGCCCACCGGTCCCCGGGGCCTGCTGGTGCGCATCAAACCCGGCCAGAATGCGCTGTCCCTGATTGCCGGCTACCGCGCCGATCTGGTCGAAACCGCCCGCGCCAACGACGTGCTGCCCACCGAGTTGCAGGTGGGCGATGAGCTGCTGCTGCCCGGCATCCGCGCGACCGGCTTCGCCCAGCAACTGGCCCAGCGGCGCGAGGCCGAACGCCGCGCCGCCCTGATCGCGCAGCGGCAGGCCCAGTACGAGCGCTTTCTGACCTGGAAAAAGGGCCGCGAGCGCGCCCGCCTGGAAGCCCGCTACGCCGCCCAGGCGAAATACGAAGAGTACCTGGCCTGGAAAAACAGCCCCGAGCGGCAGGCCCGCATTCAGGCCTACGAGCGGCAGGCCCAGTACGAGGCCGCGCAGGCCGCCGCCCAGGCCCGTGCCCGCGCGGCGGCCACTGCCCGCGCCGTATCGGCTGCGCCCACCACCCGCGCCGCCGCCACCGGCAGCCGCTCGCTGGTGTGGCCCATGCGCAACTACCGACTGACCAGCCGATACGGCGAGCGCGACATCGAATTCCACCGGCAGGTGTTCCACGGCGGCATTGATCTGGCCGCACCCTACGGCACGCCCATTTACGCCGCCGCCGACGGCACCGTCTCGGAAAGCGGCTACGGGGACTACGGCCTGAATGTGTACACCCGCAGCGGCAACAGTCTGCTCATCTACGGCCACATGAGCCGCACGGCCGTGGCGGCCGGGCAGCAGGTCCGGCAGGGCGACCTGCTGGGGTATATCGGCTGCACCGGCATCTGCACCGGGCCCCACCTGCATTTCGAGGTGAGAGTATCCGGGCAGACGGTGGATCCGCTGGCGATCCTGCCATGA
- the rho gene encoding transcription termination factor Rho, translating to MTEPSGVLPFHELQQKILPELHLLAAGYGIENYRKLKKDALAFAIMERQADAEGQLLARGYLEISADGYGFLQADLLDPQSRTVLVTAGIIKQFHLRTGDEIIGRARKPRENERYGSLVQVEAVNGLDPDTARRRPRFDDLTPTFPEAQLVLEDPAMGEGLSLRVVDLLVPIGRGQRALIVAPPKAGKTTLLKKIANSIVKNYPDVTVMVLLVDERPEEVTDFRESVQGAQVIASTFDEPPQHHVRVAEFVHERARRIVEEGGHVVILLDSITRLARANNLVTPPTGRTLSGGLDSNALHWPKRFLGAARNIREGGSLTILATALVETGSRMDDVIFEEFKGTGNAELVLSRRLEERRIFPALDILKSGTRREELLLQPDVLKKMWLLRKVISDMDPADAMEMLLSRMGKTRNNVEFLQGLAGG from the coding sequence GTGACGGAACCGAGTGGGGTCTTGCCCTTCCACGAGTTGCAGCAGAAGATTCTGCCTGAACTGCACCTGCTGGCGGCTGGGTACGGCATCGAGAATTACCGCAAGCTGAAAAAAGACGCCCTGGCCTTTGCCATCATGGAGCGCCAGGCCGACGCCGAGGGCCAGCTGCTGGCGCGCGGCTACCTGGAAATCAGCGCCGACGGCTACGGCTTCCTGCAGGCCGATCTGCTGGACCCGCAGAGCCGCACGGTGCTCGTCACGGCCGGCATCATCAAGCAGTTTCACCTGCGCACGGGCGACGAGATTATTGGCCGCGCCCGCAAGCCGCGTGAAAACGAACGCTACGGCTCGCTGGTGCAGGTCGAAGCCGTCAACGGCCTGGACCCCGACACCGCCCGCCGCCGCCCCCGGTTCGACGACCTGACCCCCACCTTCCCTGAAGCCCAACTGGTGCTGGAAGACCCTGCCATGGGCGAGGGCCTGTCGCTGCGTGTGGTGGACCTGCTCGTGCCCATTGGGCGCGGGCAGCGCGCCCTGATCGTGGCGCCGCCCAAGGCCGGGAAAACCACGCTCCTCAAGAAGATTGCCAATTCCATCGTCAAGAATTACCCCGACGTGACGGTGATGGTGCTGCTGGTGGACGAGCGCCCCGAGGAAGTCACTGACTTCCGCGAGAGCGTGCAGGGCGCGCAGGTCATCGCCAGCACCTTTGACGAGCCCCCGCAGCACCACGTGCGCGTGGCCGAGTTCGTGCATGAACGCGCCCGCCGCATCGTGGAAGAGGGCGGCCACGTGGTGATTCTGCTGGATTCCATCACCCGGCTGGCCCGCGCCAACAACCTCGTGACCCCGCCCACCGGGCGCACCCTCTCGGGGGGTCTGGACAGCAACGCGCTGCACTGGCCCAAGCGCTTTCTGGGCGCGGCGCGCAACATCCGCGAGGGCGGCAGCCTGACCATCCTGGCCACCGCCCTGGTAGAAACCGGCAGCCGCATGGACGACGTGATCTTCGAGGAGTTCAAGGGCACCGGCAACGCCGAACTGGTGCTGTCGCGCCGCCTGGAAGAGCGCCGCATCTTCCCGGCCCTGGACATCCTGAAATCCGGCACCCGCCGCGAGGAACTGCTGCTGCAGCCCGACGTGCTGAAGAAGATGTGGCTGCTGCGCAAGGTGATCAGTGATATGGACCCGGCCGACGCCATGGAAATGCTGCTGTCGCGCATGGGCAAAACCCGCAACAACGTTGAATTCCTGCAGGGTCTGGCCGGCGGCTAG